The window CGTCGACAAGGAGCTGCTCGACTTCAAGCGCTCCGGCCTCGAGCTGCCGAAGGAGAAGCGCCAGGAGGTCGTCGACCTGCGCAAGAAGCTCGTCGAGCTAGAGGCCACCCTCGGCAAGAACATCAACGACTACAAGGACTTCGCCCTGTTCGACCTGTCCGAGCTCGACGGCCTGCCCGAGGACTTCGTCGCCCGCCTCGACAAGGTCGACGGGAAGTACAAGGTCGGCCTCGACTACCCCGACTACTTCCCGTTCATGGAGAACTCCACCAACCCGGCCGCGCGCCGCGTGATGGAGGGCAAGTTCAACGACCGCGCCACGCGCCAGAACCTGCCGGTGCTCAAGGAGGTCCTCGCCCTGCGCCTGAAGGCCGCGCGCCTGCTCGGCTACCCGACCCACGCGAGCTTCGTCCTCGAGGACCGCATGGCGAAGGACCCGAAAGCGGTCGCCGCCTTCATCACCCGCCTGCGCAAGAAGGTGAAGATCCTCGGCGCCGACGAGCTCGAGGTCCTCAAGGCGCTGAAGGTCGTCTTCGAGGGCCGCGCCGCCGACGGCAAGTTCAACGCCTGGGACTGGCGCTTCTACGACAACCAGCTCAAGAAGGCCAAGTACTCCGTGGACAACCAGAAGATCAAGGAGTACTTCCCGGCCGATCACGTGACCGAGCAGATGCTCGGCGTCTACCAGAAGCTCCTGGGCCTGAAGTTCCGCCAGATCACGGACGCCGACACCTGGCATCCCGACGTGAAGCTCTACGAGATCACCGACGCCGCGGGCGGCGAGCCGATCGCGTACTTCTACCTCGACCTGTTCCCGCGCGAGGGCAAGTACAAGCACGCCGCCGCCTTCTCGATGATCACGGGCCGGGTCCTGCCCGACGGCCGCTACCAGAAGCCGGTGTCGTCGATGGTCGCCAACTTCAACAAGTCCACGAAGGACCGCCCGTCCTTGCTGACCCACGACGAGGTGGAGACCTTCTTCCATGAGTTCGGCCACATCATGCACCAGACCCTGACCAAGGCCCGCTACGGCCGCTTCTCCGGCTCGGCGACCGCGCGGGACTTCGTCGAGGCCCCGTCGCAGATGCTCGAGAACTGGGTCTGGGACCGGGAGGTCCTGCAGTCGTTGTCGGGCCACTACTCCGACCGGACGAAGAAGCTGCCGGGCGAGCTGCTCAACAAGATGCTCGCGGCCAAGAACGTGAACTCCGGCCTCGTGACCTTGCGCCAGCTCCTGTTCGGGTCGGTGGACCAGCTCTACCACGGCAACCCCCCCTCGGACACGACCAAGGCCTACGCGCGCCTGGCCTCGGAGGTCTCCATGATCCCGATGTCCTCCGGCACGCACCCCGAGGCGAGCTTCGGCCACCTGATGGGCTACGACTCGGGCTACTACGGCTACATGTGGTCGAAGGTCTACGCCGAGGACATGTACTCCCTCTTCAAGGAGGCAGGCGCGCTCAACCCGCAGCTGGGGCGGCGCTACCGCACCGAGATCCTCGAGAAGGGCTCCTCGCGCGACGAGATGGAGTCGCTCAAGGCGTTCCTTCTGCGCGAGCCCAACGAGGACGCGTTCCTCGAGAGCATCGGCCTCAAGCCCGGAAAGAGCTGAAGGCGATCGCGGAGATCAGCCAAGCGCGAATTGATAAGGGCCGGCGGAAGGATCATGTCCGACGGGGCTTGGGGTTGACGCGACCATGGCCGTCGTTGTCGCGTCTACCCCGGAGGGCGCGGCCAATCGCGCCCGTCCCCGGAGGACATGATCCTTCCGCCGGGCCGTCTCGAGCTAGGGCTTGCCGTCGGCGTAGATCGTGCGCGACTTGGGGTCGCGCTCGATGACGCCGCGGACCTTGAGCGCCCAGGCGGCGGCGAGGCCGGCGCCGAGCGAGACCCACTGGGACGGCGACAGGAACGACCAGAGGAACACGCCGCGGTCGTCGCCGCGCAGGCACTCGATCGAAAATCGCAGGATCGAATAGTAGAGGATGTAGCCGAGGAAGGCCGAACCGTAGCGATACTTCCCCGCGCGAATCTTCGGGAGGACCCAGCCGATCAGGACCGCCGCGGCCGCGGCCTCGCCGAACGCCTCGTAGAGCTGGGTCGGATGAAGCAGCACGCCGAGCAGCCGCGGCGGCACGCTCGACGCGGGGTCCATGAACGCCGAGCCCCAGGGCAGGCCCGTCGGGCGCCCGTGGCAGCAGCCCTCGGCCCAGCAGCCCAGGCGGCCCAGCACATGGCCCAGCGCGAGCGCCGCGCCGAAGTAATCGGCCACGGGCAGATACAGGCGCGGGCGGTGGGTCTTGTTGTGCCAGATCTGGAAGAAGAACCCCGCGAGGCAGGCCAGCAGGAAGCCCGACCAGAACACCCAGCCCGTACCCCAATCGCGCAGCATCGCCCCGGGATCGGCGGCGAAGTCCCGCCACTCGACGAGGAAGAAGCCGAGCTTGCCGCCCGACAGGGCCGCGGCGAGCAAGGTCCCCACCAGCGCGTAGAAAAGCCCCGGCGTGGCCCGCAGATTCTTGACCTGGGTGCGCAGCCAGACGATGCCGGCCAGATAGCCCAGCGCGGTGAGGACGGAGTAGGTCGAGATCGTCGTGCCGTCGGCCAGGCGGCACAGGGTCGGGTGCATCTCAGGGCTTCTCGCAGAGGATCTGCTTGAGCACCGACTGCGGCCCGTCCACCACCGACGCGTAGGTCAGGTACAGGTGCCAGGCCCGCTCGATCGTGGGCGTGATCATGTGCCGGGTCCGCGGCAGGTTCTCGACGTAGAGCTTGTACCAGTGCCGGAGGGTCTTCGCGTAATGGCCGTAGCGGAAGTTGATGTTCTTCACCCGGAAACCCAGCTTCTCGATGATCTTGAGGTGCACGTGCAGCGGGAACTGGAAGTGGTCGGGGAACACGTACTTCTGCGAGAATGTCCCCGAGATCGTCGTGTAGTTGGTCAGGCCCGCGTTGTTGGCCGGCGGGATGATGGCATGGAACCACGCCTTGCCGCCGGACTTCAGCAGGCCGTAGCAGTGCCGGTAGTAGCGCTCGATCTCGGAGCGGTCGAGATGGCTGATCATGCCGCAGGTGTGGAGCTTGTCGAAGCTCCCGTCGGCGGGCACCTCGAGATAATGCAGCAGCTTGAGGTTCTTCGAGAAGCCGTCGTCGACCTGGTTCTGCGAGAGGGTGATGCCGAGGGTGTTCTTGCAGCCGAACTTCGTCTCCGCCAGGTGCGGCGCGAAGCCGTAGCCGGTGCCGATGTCGATGAACTTGTCGTCCGGCTGGACCTGCAGGGCGGTCAGCGCCTGATCGAACTTGTCGTACTGGGCGTCGCCCAGGGCCTGGTCGTCGAGGTCCCCGATCTTGAGCGGGTCCTTCCACATCGCGCAGGAGTAGGCCTTCGTCCTTTTGTCCAGATAGGACAGGATGAAGTCGTTGGGCAGGTCGTAGTGGGAGCTGACCGCCCGCAGCTTGCGCCGGATGTTCGAGGGGAAGAGGGCGGTCGTCAGGTAGCGCAGCTGGTACTTGAGATGGATGCGCCACAGCTGGTCCTTTCGCACGAAGTTGCGCGCCCCGACGAAGGAATACATGTCGCCGTTGAGGTCGGCGTCGCCCATCGCGTAGTGGTCGAGGAACTCGGAGAGGTCCTGGCGGGCGAGGGCCGCGAGCGAGTCCTCGGTCTTGCAGGCCATCTCGACCTTCTCCGGCCCGGAGCCGACGGCGCGGCTCTGGCCCTTGTAGGAGATGCGGATGATATATGGAAGCGTCGGGAACATCCAGTTCATCGCGGCGCCGGCCTGGTCGAGTTTGGACAAAGAGGTCTCCTGAGCCTTAAGCTTAACGGCGCGCGGCGCGCGCGTCAAGCCCGGGGCTTGACGGAACGCCTAGACGGGCTATACTCCATCCCATGACCATCAAACCCCTCCTCGCCGCCGCCCTGATCGCCGCCTCCTGCCTGCCGCTGCGCGCGCAGGACTACGACAAGAAGGACGTCAAGAAAGCGGAGAAGCTCGCCGCCGCCGACAAGGATTTCAAATCCCTTCCCGAGGACGAGAAGCAGGAGGTCATCCTCTTCATCGCCAAGGAGATCCACGGCCACCGGCGCAAGGCGATCGACGCCGACATCCGCACGCTGAAAGGCGCCAAGCTCGAGGACCTCAAGAAGAAAGCCCGGCGCAACGTCGTCATCGCCGAGCAGGACAAGGAGGCGGTGTCCGTACCGGGGACGAGCCGCCTCGACGTCAAGCACATCGACACCCCGCCCTTCGGCCGCCTTTTCAAGGACAACGAATGGGACGTGCTCGGGGACTCCGCCGAGGCGCAGACCCTCAAGCAGAACATCGACAAGGTCTCCGACGTCGTCAAGAAGGGCGGGGGGCGCCTCGTCTCGATGCACGTCGAGTCCTCGGCGAGCACCCTGCGCAACACCGGCAAGGCGGCGAAGCTGACCCATCTCGAGCTGTCGAAGCTGCGCGCCGAGGCGGCGGCCCGCTACGCGCTCGACTACCTGAAGACGAAGGGCTTCGACCTCGATGAGGACGAGCAGGTGACCCTGGATTACTACGGCGCGAACAAGAACGGGACCTCCGGCGCGTCGAGCCCGTTCGCCGTGCCCGCCGGGACCGACCCCAAGCTCGTCTCCGAGGGCTCCTGCCAGGCGCCGCCCGACATGAAGGCCGCCGCCGCCGCGGGGGACCTGGCCAAGATCGCGGCGTTCTACGACCCGAACAAGTTCGTCCAGCTCACCTTCGACGCGGTGTTCGAGGTCAAGGATGACAAGCCCGGCAAGGACATCCCCGGCGAGGCCCACGTCGTCACCGCGACCGTGGATTACCGCGACCCGGTCAAGATCAAGCTGCCGCGCATCCGCCTGCCGCGCATCCACATCGGCTGGCCCTTCGGCAACCGGGACCAGCGCAAGGCACGGCGCCAGGTCAGATGCCCGAAGTGGTGAGCGATGCTGATCCTGCTCGCCCTGCTCCTGGCGGGGCCGTCCCCCGCGCGCGCGGAGGGCGCTCCTTCCTCGCAAGCCCCGGGCCTCGACTCGGCTGACAAGGACGGCGACGGGGTGGTCAGCGGCAAGGAGCGCCGGCAAAAGCGCCGAGCCGAGCGGCGCGCCCGCCGCGGCGAGAAGGGCCCGAACGGCGAGATCATGAGCGACGAGGAGGCAGACGCCGCCGACGCCGCGGAGTCCTCCTCCCGGAGCGCGTCCGCCTCCGGCAAGGCCTCCGCCGCGGCCGCCGCGCTGAAAAGCTCCCTGCCCTCCATGGACGCCGCCGGCGGCCTCCCCGGCGGCACGGGAGCGCCGGGTGGACGGGAGATGAACGAGGGCGGCCGAAAGTCGGGCGTCGTGACGAGTGCTTCGGCCGGAGGGTCGAGATCGACTCCCGCGGGAGACGCCGAGACCCTGCCGAGCGGGGATCCCGGAAGGCCCAAAGCCCCGTCCGACTTCGCCCTCGCCGCGCGCTCGGGCTACGCCCCCGCCTTCGCGGCCGCCGGGCTCAAGCTCGGCCCCGACGGGAAGAGCGTCGTGCGCCTCGACGGCAAACCCGCGACGGCGGAAGACTACGCCCGCCTGCAGAGGGAGATCGCGTCGATGCCCGCCGCCCTCGGCCGGCGCCCCGACTTCTTCTCCGTCGTGAGCCCGGGACATTACGCCGACCTCAAGCGCGGCTACAAGGAGAAGAAGGAGGGCGACGCGGTCTACAAGGACGTCGGGACGACCGCGGAGGACCGCGACTTCGTCCACACCGCCTCCTGCGACAAGCTCTCGGGCGATTGCAACAAGAACGTCGAGAAGGCCTCTTACAAGAAGGGCGACTTCGTCGCGCCCGAGGACCTCGACAGCATGTGGGACGCACTGCAGAAGGAGCTCGACGGCTCCGCCGAGGCGGGCGGCCTGCCCAGCCTCGCGACGACGCGCTCCGACATCTCCCGCGCGGCGGCGATGGACGCGGCGCGGGCCCTCTCCTACGCGGGCGCCGGGGAGGACGACGCGATCCGGATCGCGACCGGCGAGGGGCCCAAGACCGCCCCGACGCAGATCTCCCAAGCCGTGGCGTCGCTCGGCCGCCTTTGGAAGCGCGCCTCGTCGATGACCTCGCCCGAGGCCGGCGGCACGGCGGGGGGCGGCTCGGGCGCCCCGATAGCCCTCGGCGCCTTGGCCCTCGCCGCGCTCGGCGCCGGCGCGCTGTTCCTGCGCCGAAAAGGCTAAAATCACGAATACGCCCCTGTAGCTCAGTTGGTTAGAGCGGTCCGCTCATAACGGATTGGTCGCCGGTTCAAGTCCGGCCGGGGGCATTCTTTTAGGAGACCTATCGCATGGCCAGTCAGCGCTTGAAAGGCATCGTGCTCGCCGGGGGCTCGGGGACGCGCCTGTACCCCGTGACCCGCTCGGTCAGCAAGCAGCTTGTCCCCGTCTACGACAAGCCGATGATCTACTATCCCCTGTCCACGCTCATGCTGGCCGGCATACGCGACATCCTCATCATCACGACCCCCGAGGACCGGCCGGCCTTCGCGCGCCTGCTCGGCGACGGTTCGTGGGCAGGACTGAATATTTCATATGCGGTCCAGCCCAAGCCCGAGGGCCTGGCCCAGGCCTTCATCATCGGCGCCGACTTCGTGGGCAAGGACCGCGCCGCCCTCGTCCTCGGCGACAACATCTTCTACGGCCACGGCCTGCCCGAGCATCTGCGCGCCGCCGCGGCGCAGAAGACGGGCGCGACCGTCTTCGCCTACCACGTCCGCGACCCCGAGCGCTACGGCGTCGTCGAATTCGACGCGCGGGGGCGGGCGGTGAGCCTGGCCGAGAAGCCGCTGAAGCCGAAGTCCAACTATGCCGTGACCGGCCTCTACTTCTACGACAACACGGTCCTCGATATCGCCGCCAAGCTCAAACCCTCCCCGCGCGGTGAGCTCGAGATCACCGACGTGAACAAGGCGTTCATGCGGAAGGGGAAGCTGCACGTGCAGACGATGGGCCGGGGCATCGCCTGGCTCGACACCGGCACGCACGAGGCGCTCCTGCAGGCCTCGACCTTCATCCAGGTCATCGAGGAGCGGCAGGCGCTCAAGGTCGCCTGCCTCGAGGAGATCGCCTTCAACATGGGCTGGATCGACGCCAAGGAGCTGCGGGCGCTGGCCGAGCCGATGCGCAAGAACGAGTACGGCCGCTACCTGCTCCGCGTCGCCGAAGGGCGGGACTGAGATGCTGAGGCCCGACGTCGTCGAATATCTCAAGGAGAACCTGAAGAGCTACCCGGTCGAGGTCCTGCGCAAGCAGCTCGCCGACGAGGGCGTCTCCGACGCGGACTTCACCGATTCCCTGGCCGCGGCCCTGCGCGCCCCGACGACGGTCTCCAAGACCCTCCCGGTGAAGCGCAAGGCCAGCGTCGCCGCGATCGCCTTCCTCTGCGTCGGGGTGGCGATCATCCTCTCGATCGGGTTCTACGCCCTGTCCCAGAAGCCGACGCTGTCCCGCAACGAGGGCAACACCGAGAACCCCCCGGGCGAGTCCGGCTTCATCGGCCATGCGGGCTGGATCGTGCGCCTGCCCAAGGACTACGTCGGCATATCGGACTTCAAGGACTCGAGCAAGCGGCATCAGGTCGTGTACTTCTGCAAGAAGGGCACCGACCCGACGAACTTCGTCAACGAGGGCCTGTTCGGCCAGCTCGGCATCGTCAAGCTCGAGGTGCTCCCGACCCAGTTCCCGAACAACCCGACCGGGATCGCGAACCTCTCGCGCATGGCCGCCGGCAAGTACAAGAACGCGGGCGAGAAGTTCACGATGAAGAACATGCAGGTCGCCACCTTGCCCGGCGTCTCGGTCACGGTCCTCTCCC of the Elusimicrobiota bacterium genome contains:
- the rfbA gene encoding glucose-1-phosphate thymidylyltransferase RfbA — encoded protein: MASQRLKGIVLAGGSGTRLYPVTRSVSKQLVPVYDKPMIYYPLSTLMLAGIRDILIITTPEDRPAFARLLGDGSWAGLNISYAVQPKPEGLAQAFIIGADFVGKDRAALVLGDNIFYGHGLPEHLRAAAAQKTGATVFAYHVRDPERYGVVEFDARGRAVSLAEKPLKPKSNYAVTGLYFYDNTVLDIAAKLKPSPRGELEITDVNKAFMRKGKLHVQTMGRGIAWLDTGTHEALLQASTFIQVIEERQALKVACLEEIAFNMGWIDAKELRALAEPMRKNEYGRYLLRVAEGRD
- a CDS encoding prolipoprotein diacylglyceryl transferase codes for the protein MHPTLCRLADGTTISTYSVLTALGYLAGIVWLRTQVKNLRATPGLFYALVGTLLAAALSGGKLGFFLVEWRDFAADPGAMLRDWGTGWVFWSGFLLACLAGFFFQIWHNKTHRPRLYLPVADYFGAALALGHVLGRLGCWAEGCCHGRPTGLPWGSAFMDPASSVPPRLLGVLLHPTQLYEAFGEAAAAAVLIGWVLPKIRAGKYRYGSAFLGYILYYSILRFSIECLRGDDRGVFLWSFLSPSQWVSLGAGLAAAWALKVRGVIERDPKSRTIYADGKP
- a CDS encoding class I SAM-dependent methyltransferase, whose amino-acid sequence is MSKLDQAGAAMNWMFPTLPYIIRISYKGQSRAVGSGPEKVEMACKTEDSLAALARQDLSEFLDHYAMGDADLNGDMYSFVGARNFVRKDQLWRIHLKYQLRYLTTALFPSNIRRKLRAVSSHYDLPNDFILSYLDKRTKAYSCAMWKDPLKIGDLDDQALGDAQYDKFDQALTALQVQPDDKFIDIGTGYGFAPHLAETKFGCKNTLGITLSQNQVDDGFSKNLKLLHYLEVPADGSFDKLHTCGMISHLDRSEIERYYRHCYGLLKSGGKAWFHAIIPPANNAGLTNYTTISGTFSQKYVFPDHFQFPLHVHLKIIEKLGFRVKNINFRYGHYAKTLRHWYKLYVENLPRTRHMITPTIERAWHLYLTYASVVDGPQSVLKQILCEKP
- a CDS encoding Zn-dependent oligopeptidase, yielding VDKELLDFKRSGLELPKEKRQEVVDLRKKLVELEATLGKNINDYKDFALFDLSELDGLPEDFVARLDKVDGKYKVGLDYPDYFPFMENSTNPAARRVMEGKFNDRATRQNLPVLKEVLALRLKAARLLGYPTHASFVLEDRMAKDPKAVAAFITRLRKKVKILGADELEVLKALKVVFEGRAADGKFNAWDWRFYDNQLKKAKYSVDNQKIKEYFPADHVTEQMLGVYQKLLGLKFRQITDADTWHPDVKLYEITDAAGGEPIAYFYLDLFPREGKYKHAAAFSMITGRVLPDGRYQKPVSSMVANFNKSTKDRPSLLTHDEVETFFHEFGHIMHQTLTKARYGRFSGSATARDFVEAPSQMLENWVWDREVLQSLSGHYSDRTKKLPGELLNKMLAAKNVNSGLVTLRQLLFGSVDQLYHGNPPSDTTKAYARLASEVSMIPMSSGTHPEASFGHLMGYDSGYYGYMWSKVYAEDMYSLFKEAGALNPQLGRRYRTEILEKGSSRDEMESLKAFLLREPNEDAFLESIGLKPGKS